Proteins found in one Thalassomonas actiniarum genomic segment:
- the gcvH gene encoding glycine cleavage system protein GcvH — MSNIPSELKYATSHEWVRNEGDGTVTIGITEHAQELLGDMVFVELPEVGENISTGDDVAVAESVKAASDIYAPISGEVVEVNEDLEDSPELVNSDAFGDGWMFKVKLDDESELNDLLDAEGYANSIDED; from the coding sequence ATGAGCAACATTCCTTCAGAACTAAAATATGCAACATCGCACGAATGGGTACGTAACGAAGGTGACGGTACGGTAACTATCGGTATTACCGAGCACGCACAAGAATTGTTAGGTGATATGGTCTTTGTTGAGTTGCCTGAAGTGGGTGAAAACATCAGCACAGGTGACGATGTTGCCGTGGCTGAGTCGGTAAAAGCGGCTTCTGACATTTACGCGCCGATTTCCGGTGAAGTGGTTGAAGTGAATGAAGATTTAGAAGATTCACCTGAGCTGGTCAACTCAGACGCTTTTGGTGACGGCTGGATGTTTAAGGTTAAGCTTGACGATGAGTCAGAGCTGAACGACTTACTTGACGCCGAAGGTTACGCAAACTCCATCGACGAAGATTAA
- the gcvT gene encoding glycine cleavage system aminomethyltransferase GcvT — protein sequence MTNKTVLHAKHVAAGAKMVDFHGWEMPINYGSQIEEHHAVRQDAGMFDVSHMTIVDIKGSGVKAFLRYLLANDVEKLNVSGKALYTGMLNHEGGVIDDLIVYFLADDFYRLVVNSATREKDLAWMAEQSADFDVTITERPEYGMIAVQGPQAKAKVATILDAEQTAAVDGMKPFFGVQAGELFIATTGYTGESGYEIVVPETMAEDLWQQLTDAGVSPCGLGARDTLRLEAGMNLYGLDMDESVSPLAANMAWTISWEPSDRDFIGRKALEAQKAAGDQHKLVGLVLEEKGVLRSGLKVMVNGEEGVITSGTFSPTLGHSIAMARVPRSIGETCEVEMRKKLVTVQVIKPSFVRNGKKVF from the coding sequence ATGACGAATAAAACCGTATTACATGCAAAACACGTAGCCGCCGGCGCGAAAATGGTTGACTTTCACGGCTGGGAAATGCCGATTAACTATGGCTCGCAGATAGAAGAGCACCACGCTGTGCGTCAGGATGCCGGTATGTTTGATGTCTCCCACATGACTATCGTGGACATCAAAGGCAGCGGCGTGAAGGCGTTTTTGCGTTATTTACTGGCCAATGACGTTGAAAAACTCAATGTCAGCGGCAAAGCGTTATACACCGGCATGTTAAACCATGAAGGTGGCGTGATTGATGATTTAATTGTTTATTTCCTGGCCGATGATTTTTACCGCTTAGTGGTAAATTCCGCGACCCGTGAAAAAGATCTGGCCTGGATGGCTGAGCAGTCGGCTGATTTTGACGTTACCATCACCGAGCGCCCTGAGTATGGCATGATTGCGGTACAAGGCCCTCAGGCAAAAGCCAAAGTGGCCACCATTCTTGACGCCGAGCAAACCGCTGCCGTTGACGGTATGAAGCCGTTTTTTGGCGTGCAGGCGGGCGAGTTATTTATTGCCACCACAGGTTACACCGGTGAAAGCGGTTATGAAATCGTTGTTCCTGAAACCATGGCAGAAGATTTATGGCAGCAATTAACCGATGCCGGTGTTAGCCCTTGTGGTTTAGGCGCACGTGATACCCTGCGTCTGGAAGCGGGCATGAACTTATATGGCCTGGACATGGACGAAAGCGTATCGCCGCTGGCGGCTAACATGGCCTGGACCATCAGCTGGGAGCCAAGCGATCGTGACTTTATCGGCCGTAAAGCCCTTGAAGCGCAAAAAGCCGCCGGTGACCAACATAAACTGGTTGGCCTGGTACTGGAAGAAAAAGGCGTACTGCGCAGCGGTTTAAAAGTGATGGTTAACGGTGAAGAAGGGGTGATCACCTCAGGTACTTTCTCACCGACGTTAGGGCACAGTATTGCCATGGCCCGGGTACCGCGCTCTATCGGCGAAACCTGTGAAGTAGAAATGCGTAAGAAACTGGTAACGGTACAGGTTATCAAGCCAAGTTTTGTTCGCAATGGCAAAAAAGTTTTCTAA